The Coccinella septempunctata chromosome 6, icCocSept1.1, whole genome shotgun sequence genome segment TTACGTTTTCTTGCACTATCTGTTGCACCATCATAATCTtcctgcatgggcgatgaactTCTGCTGCTACCTGAGCTAGAATTGAACAACGAAAATTCAACGCTCAAGAGGgtggaaaaataatattctgaCATTTCAACATTCTGATACGTCCTCAGAAAATAAAGGAGTATTGAATGAATACAGTTTTGGTCTGACCAAATGATGTCATATCCCAAATGAAAGTCCCTTTGTATTGCAAATATAAGTGAACCATTGGtgaatttattcgaaaaaaagaaaagacaatgaataaataaataaataaataaataaataaatctcttTATTCCAGAATAATTTACAAATTATAAAGAAATGGCGTCATAAAAACAATACTTTCTTAACCTAGGGTACCCCCCTTGAAGCCAAGAAATCATTTAGACAATAAGGTTCCAAATTTATCAGATATTCCttaacttttttcttgaaaacactATCAAATCGTAATGACTTTATTTGATTTGGAAGACAGTTATAAAATTTGATGCATCTATAATACGTACTCCTTTCTGTTATTGACAATGAATGAGGAGGATAATTTATATTTAGTCCTCTTGTGGCATAATTGTGACTGGCCTgagatgaaaaagtttcattgtATTTGAATAGAAATAGGAGGCATTCATATATGTACAATGTCACAAGATAATAGATGAAaaagaggttgataactaaacaTGTAACTCACCTCACTGAATGTATTTCAGGCACTGGTGCGTACGATTCTGCTCGAGTTTCGCCACTTCTTGAGGTAGATGGTACTGCTTCCGGACTATTACTGAATAAATCATTAGTTTCTGACAAATCAATCTCCAAACGCGGAGAACTAGACGTATTAGAAACTAATATTACTTCTGGGCTTTTTTCCTTTTCTACTTTTGGAGGtgttttagttttcttttcctCATCATCTCTTCTTTCCTTTTTCTTATCCTTTTTTTTATGCTTGTGCTTTTTTTCTTCAGGTTTATCTGATGAAAGAATTCATATGTCTATATGAAATTGAGTCTCAATGAAAGTTGTTGTTATAAAGGTGCCAATATAAAGAATTTATAAATATTTAGTATCAACAATTTGTaggttgaaaataaaaacttGCATTACCTTTTCTTTCTGCTTCACGTGTTTCATCTCCTTTTTGATCATCTTTCTTTTGGTGCTTTTCATCTGTTTTTGATTCTGTAGGCATATGCGAAGCTGAATCAGGCCCTTGAGATGAGCCTTCTTTACTTCGTGTTtccttattttttgtttcatttttactACTCTCTCGATGCTTCTCCTTATCCCTTTCTTTTTTCTCCTTTCTACTTTTTCTCTCATCATCATCTCCTTTGTCTGTTTTATCTCTCTCATCTGAAATCACTCAATATAATAGGACCGTTGTTTTCtctgaataataaaatagtaaatatggtaATGATATGTCTTATTCTATTTCCAAACTAAAGAACTACTTACATTACATAATTTTTCTGACTGAGAATGATGTAATTTAGTTCTTTAGTTTCAAATAGTAAAACTGAAAGAAGGTTGATTGCGCAGCCGTCGTTTATTGTTTTGTCTAATCCAGTGCGTGTTTACTCCCATTGAGatttaatgccccattaaaattttaatgaagcaTTAAATTTTAACGGACTTTCTTGTCAGACATAAAGAAATGACTCACTTTTACTATCTTTTTCTCTGTGCCTTTCACTGGATGATCCTTGAGACGTATGAGAAACTGGACTGCTTGGCTTTGGAGAAGTATTTTTTGGACTTGGTGGTTCTATTTTTGGAGACTTATCCATTTTGGATGACTTTTCTTTGTTTCTTTCCCTATCCTTATCTCTCCTTtctttatcttttttcttttcttcttttttctcttttctttctGTTTTATCCCTTTCCCTTTCCTTATCTTTCTGTGGAATGTGCTTATTTTTTACTTTATCAGCACCTGGAAACGAATATTGCGTTTTTATAGGGGATgagacaaaaataaaattttaaaggATAAAGATCGCAATAAAACTGATATATTCTCTGATATTCATATTATTCAAACAAAAGTGATTACAAAAATTGTTCAGGTATAATTCCGAATTCCTGTGTGAATATGTCGAAAATTTGACAAAAGAGCAAATTTAAATCAAACGCACTGCCTATTTGCTATAATAACGCGCACTTACTTCTGTCCTTTTCAGGTTTCGAGTTGCTTTTGTTCTCTTTAGCTGGTAGTGAGACTTTCGTTTCTGGCGGCTTCGACGTCTTCGTTATAGGCGTGCCAAAAAGATCCTGGAAACTATTTGATAAAGGCGGGTCAAATTTAGGCTTCTTCGGAGGTATATCTCCACTCAACTTTGGTTTGCTTATGAgctgatttttttcttcatgtaaaacagatttgttttcacTTGATTCCTGAGAATTACTGgttacctgaaaaattcaattgattCTATCCTCTCTCCTTAGCATTCAGTAATTTTATTCCTTGTTCGTTAACTACGAAAGCGAAAAGTTTCGCATGCTCAATACTCTGAATAATATTATGTTCtatataaaactttttttaatattattttcctTTGGTTTATAATAGTGCACTACATGTTTTCCGTGTGCGGAAAAATTAGAAATGTGCATTGGTCAGAAATTAATTACTTAAATCCCTTGTAACATACAAGAAACTTTTAACAATTTAACCTACTTACGACATACACAATTTTTGGTTACCACTCTTCGTTTAAACATTCAGGCATTTTGGTATAAACTATAACAGTGACTCATACAAATTATATACTTATTACACAACACATTAAATCGTAAGTCAGGAAAATTTTCGATACATCTAGTTTTTATTCAGCTCAACTTAGATCAACAAATTTTATACTGGAAGTTTTTGTATGATTCCATATGTTTGATTCTTGGTCTATTTGGGATGGATAAAGGTGCACACACACTATAGACTGTCAAGAAATTGAGGAGAGATCGGacgaaaaaatttctattttgcaAAAAGTTAATTTGAATTTCTTTTCATTATCTTTCTCCAGTTTTCGATCAACATTCGTCGCTCAATTTATATGCACTCACCAATAACAAATTTTTAAGATGGCGGTGTTACCCTAAATCATATGCCGTAAAACGCCGGCCGTGTGAATGAAAGATGAATCGAGCGTTAAACGGTCATTGTATTAAATGACTATgaataactatttttttttaacgaggaAGCCGCACTCGTAATTAATGTAGTGAATAATTTTCATAATACATGCTCTACTTACAACAGCACCACCCTTAAGCAAT includes the following:
- the LOC123315993 gene encoding protein ENL gives rise to the protein MSLKINLEIGHEATLRAKNTPEGFTHDWKIFVRGCDGANIHYYVEKVVFYLHETFQKPRRVIKEPPYSVKESGYAGFIIPIEIYLRTGSEPKKIKFSYDLSLQRTGPPVRKVKREKYVFTSPPDDLRDKLLKGGAVVTSNSQESSENKSVLHEEKNQLISKPKLSGDIPPKKPKFDPPLSNSFQDLFGTPITKTSKPPETKVSLPAKENKSNSKPEKDRSADKVKNKHIPQKDKERERDKTERKEKKEEKKKDKERRDKDRERNKEKSSKMDKSPKIEPPSPKNTSPKPSSPVSHTSQGSSSERHREKDSKMISDERDKTDKGDDDERKSRKEKKERDKEKHRESSKNETKNKETRSKEGSSQGPDSASHMPTESKTDEKHQKKDDQKGDETREAERKDKPEEKKHKHKKKDKKKERRDDEEKKTKTPPKVEKEKSPEVILVSNTSSSPRLEIDLSETNDLFSNSPEAVPSTSRSGETRAESYAPVPEIHSVSSGSSRSSSPMQEDYDGATDSARKRKRSNSSDLEESPTKLRKANTEPVSGDEEMSDVEEVTNPTLPYTRIDPETGQEIEYYEMGEEEYYTLLALKQRINDIRGTPLMEKVIDLVSDTGNFEITETFDFNLSELDEDTIAELLVLLPPPSTSTSASPSSTPSTSASQSPAESPAQSPVQSPAQSVSPSPSPSASRSPSPTPS